Proteins co-encoded in one Arachis hypogaea cultivar Tifrunner chromosome 11, arahy.Tifrunner.gnm2.J5K5, whole genome shotgun sequence genomic window:
- the LOC112723289 gene encoding mavicyanin, translating into MGQLRKNVAIIVAMIMIVVTKAEEHIVGGDSIGWTSYPPGGASFYSNWASNHTFIVNDTLVFKFESGSHSVAELTKNNYEKCDENEKIESYVIGPARVTLNRAGRFYFSCTFSGHCSSGQKLSVEVVTGNFSSAPRKAPSSSTPPPPPSGSSTSVASTTLSIFLTTITFKTLFQF; encoded by the exons ATGGGTCAATTGAGGAAGAATGTTGCAATTATTGTTGCAATGATCATGATTGTTGTGACAAAAGCTGAAGAACACATAGTTGGAGGAGATAGCATAGGGTGGACTAGTTATCCACCTGGTGGTGCTTCTTTCTATTCAAATTGGGCTTCAAACCATACTTTCATAGTGAATGACACCTTag TGTTTAAATTTGAATCTGGGAGCCATTCAGTGGCAGAACTTACAAAGAATAACTACGAAAAATGCGACGAAAATGAGAAGATAGAATCCTATGTGATAGGACCAGCCAGAGTGACCCTTAACCGTGCTGGAAGGTTCTATTTTTCATGCACATTCTCAGGACATTGCAGCAGTGGCCAAAAGCTAAGTGTTGAAGTAGTCACTGGTAATTTTTCTTCTGCACCAAGAAAAGCTCCTTCTAGTtctactcctcctcctcctccaagtGGCTCATCCACTTCTGTAGCTTCTACTACCTTGTCTATTTTCCTTACAACCATTACCTTCAAAACTTTGTTCCAATTTTAG
- the LOC112723292 gene encoding blue copper protein: MARNLVLVVAIVATLLHGSAATSHVVGDSTGWTIPSGGASFYTNWASKQTFKQGDTLVFNFANGQHDVAKVTKSAYDACNGSNAITTVTTSPATITLNQTGQHYFICAFTGHCAAGQKLAVTVAKASSPSPAPQPSSSPKAASPTPAPAPKSSSPAPTPASAPASAPVTYTVGGSSGWIIPTSGGASFYTSWASGKTFKVGDILVFNFAKNTHNVEEVTKNNYDACSTSSPIATYNAPPVRVTLNKTGEHYFICGFTGHCSAGQKLAINVTGGTSSTPSSPSPSPSGSETPSPGSSPTNPSSPSPAGSSGGSTSPPPKDSGAASLKAFGFSATLISVVAAAFFC, encoded by the exons ATGGCAAGGAACTTGGTGTTGGTGGTTGCAATAGTAGCCACGCTTCTCCATGGCTCAGCAGCTACAAGTCACGTGGTCGGAGACTCCACTGGATGGACCATCCCCTCCGGTGGCGCCTCCTTctacaccaattgggcttctaaaCAAACCTTCAAGCAAGGAGACACCCTTG TGTTCAATTTCGCCAACGGTCAACACGACGttgcaaaggtgacaaaatcAGCATACGATGCATGCAACGGTTCAAATGCCATTACCACCGTAACAACCAGCCCAGCCACCATCACGCTCAACCAGACTGGCCAGCATTACTTCATATGCGCCTTTACTGGTCACTGTGCCGCCGGTCAGAAGCTCGCAGTTACCGTCGCCAAGGCTTCTTCTCCTTCCCCTGCTCCTCAGCCTAGCTCTTCACCCAAGGCGGCTAGCCCTACCCCTGCCCCTGCCCCAAAATCAAGCTCCCCTGCCCCCACTCCGGCTTCCGCTCCCGCTTCCGCTCCGGTGACTTACACCGTTGGAGGCAGCTCAGGATGGATCATTCCTACTAGCGGCGGCGCTTCTTTCTACACTTCTTGGGCTTCCGGCAAGACTTTCAAAGTTGGAGACATTCTag TGTTCAACTTCGCAAAGAACACACACAACGTGGAGGAGGTAACAAAGAACAACTACGATGCATGCAGTACGAGTTCTCCGATCGCAACCTACAACGCTCCACCGGTCAGAGTCACCCTTAACAAGACCGGTGAACACTACTTCATCTGTGGATTTACCGGCCACTGCAGCGCTGGTCAGAAGCTTGCTATCAACGTTACCGGCGGGACTAGCAGCACCCCCTCTTCtccttccccctccccctccgGCTCCGAGACACCTTCGCCGGGTTCTTCACCTACCAacccttcttctccctctccgGCAGGTAGTTCCGGTGGTAGCACTAGCCCACCACCAAAGGACTCCGGTGCTGCGTCTCTCAAAGCTTTTGGGTTCTCTGCCACTCTGATCTCAGTAGTTGCTGCAGCATTTTTCTGTTAG
- the LOC112723288 gene encoding glucan endo-1,3-beta-glucosidase 14: MANHISSSCFLHGPFHLLFLLSFAQMVPLTVQTFTGTYGINYGRIADNIPSPDQVVTLLRAAKIRNVRIYDADHSVLKAFSGTGFNLVIGLPNGQLQDMSSNADHALNWVKDNVQSFLPGTPIRGIAVGNEVLGGEDYSLWGELLGAAKNIYNATKKLNLHEQIEISTANSFAVFSNSYPPSSCKFKDSVTQYMKPLLEFFSQIGSPFCLNAYPSLAYASDPEHIDLNYALFQPTKGIYDPKFRLHYDNMLDAQIDAAYSALENAGFNKMEVIVTETGWASNGDQNEAGANITNARTYNYNLRKRLAKRKGTPHRPKNIVKAYIFAVFNEDSKPGASSERNYGLFKADGSISYDIGFHGLNAARSSRLSLKSISADNLATMIVSLCALMLLIF; the protein is encoded by the exons atggccaatcacatctcttcttcttgctttcttcatgGCCCCTTTCACCTACTCTTCCTGCTCTCCTTCGCTCAAATGG tacCCTTAACAGTGCAAACATTCACCGGAACATACGGTATAAATTATGGGAGGATTGCAGATAACATCCCCTCACCTGATCAAGTTGTTACTCTTCTCAGAGCAGCAAAAATAAGGAATGTTAGAATCTATGATGCTGATCACAGTGTTCTCAAGGCATTCAGTGGAACTGGGTTTAATCTTGTTATTGGACTTCCCAATGGGCAGCTGCAAGACATGAGTTCGAACGCAGATCATGCTCTGAACTGGGTCAAAGACAATGTGCAGTCGTTTCTTCCGGGCACGCCTATTCGTGGAATTGCCGTGGGGAATGAAGTTTTGGGTGGGGAAGACTACAGTTTGTGGGGGGAACTTTTGGGTGctgcaaaaaatatttataacgcTACGAAGAAACTTAATCTGCATGAGCAAATTGAGATCTCTACGGCAAACTCGTTTGCTGTATTTTCGAATTCATACCCTCCCTCCTCTTGTAAGTTTAAGGACAGTGTTACTCAGTATATGAAGCCACTATTGGAGTTCTTCTCACAAATTGGCTctcctttctgtttgaatgcttaccCTTCCCTAGCCTACGCAAGTGATCCGGAACATATAGATTTGAATTATGCTCTTTTTCAACCGACAAAAGGAATTTATGATCCGAAGTTTCGTCTGCACTATGATAACATGCTTGATGCTCAGATTGATGCAGCTTATTCTGCTTTGGAGAATGCTGGATTTAACAAAATGGAAGTCATAGTTACTGAGACTGGGTGGGCCTCGAATGGAGATCAAAATGAAGCCGGAGCAAACATAACTAATGCGAGGACATACAATTATAACCTGCGTAAAAGGCTTGCGAAGAGGAAAGGAACTCCACATAGGCCTAAAAATATTGTGAAGGCATACATCTTTGCGGTTTTCAATGAGGATTCGAAGCCTGGAGCAAGTTCTGAGAGGAACTATGGACTGTTCAAGGCAGATGGTAGTATATCATATGATATTGGGTTTCACGGACTTAATGCAGCGCGATCATCTCGCTTATCTCTGAAG AGTATAAGTGCTGATAACTTGGCCACCATGATAGTATCTCTGTGTGCTTTGATGCTGCTGATTTTCTGA
- the LOC112723293 gene encoding uncharacterized protein isoform X1, whose translation MPRPGPRPYECVRRAWHSERHQPVRGSIIQQIFRVVNEAHTPATKKNKEWQEKLPVVVLKAEEIMYSKANSEAEYLNPDTLWERLNDAINTIIRRDETTETGDLLPPCVEAALNLGCKPVRTSRSDRHNNPRTYLSPRTQHPPPPPPPHPPSGPPRPVGENPYARVSSSGVSQIPVSDSRIHAQQNTRMMGSPNYPFSESFPSGHHQHLAMETKPPSNFGSVYPLYYGYEAKEPQLRTTTVDNSGPETIFVGRPVITPVPEPSGIGLLENFPYGRYPHLPNRAGKETVVGMPEGLRDTECDLSLRLGRCFHPCSSSKNCSAYETEDAGLGAPQGGTKFSHLSLQRNKEFCFYPRETSYGTIGPSSARCNGEREYQNLEATLRKRKAPIGNNEEDGQFCRHLGVPSNQFTGRMQGPETLWMCSSACEKF comes from the exons ATGCCACGCCCAGGGCCAAGGCCTTATGAGTGTGTGAGGAGAGCATGGCACAGTGAGAGGCACCAACCTGTTAGAGGTTCCATCATTCAGCAGATTTTCAG GGTCGTCAACGAAGCTCACACCCCTGCTAccaagaagaacaaggaatggcAAGAGAAGCTACCCGTCGTTGTTCTCAAGGCCGAAGAAATCATGTACTCCAAAGCCAATTCCGAG GCAGAGTACCTGAATCCTGATACCCTCTGGGAACGCCTCAATGACGCCATTAACACCATCATAAGGAGAGATGAGACCACAGAGACCGGTGACCTCTTGCCCCCATGTGTTGAAG CTGCACTTAATCTGGGATGCAAACCTGTGAGGACTTCAAGAAGTGATAGGCACAATAACCCCAGGACATACCTTTCTCCAAGAACTCAacaccctcctcctcctcctcctcctcatcctccTTCTGGTCCTCCTAGGCCTGTTGGGGAGAATCCTTATGCAAGGGTATCAAGTTCTGGCGTTTCACAAATCCCTGTGTCAGATTCTAGAATCCATGCCCAGCAAAATACTAGGATGATGGGTTCACCTAACTACCCCTTCTCAGAGAGTTTCCCTTCTGGTCATCACCAGCATTTGGCAATGGAAACCAAACCCCCATCGAACTTTGGTTCAGTTTACCCCTTGTACTACGGATATGAAGCCAAAGAGCCTCAACTAAGGACGACCACCGTCGATAACTCGGGTCCTGAAACTATTTTTGTTGGCAGACCAGTCATTACTCCGGTCCCCGAGCCATCTGGAATTGGTTTGTTGGAAAACTTTCCCTATGGTAGATACCCCCATTTGCCAAACAGAGCTGGAAAAGAAACTGTTGTAGGCATGCCGGAGGGATTGCGGGACACAGAATGTGATTTATCCTTGAGGTTGGGTCGGTGTTTTCATCCATGTTCAAGCAGCAAGAATTGTTCAGCATATGAAACAGAAGATGCTGGTTTAGGAGCCCCTCAAGGGGGCACCAAGTTTAGTCATCTATCATTGCAGAGAAATAAAGAGTTCTGTTTTTATCCTAGAGAGACATCTTATGGTACCATTGGCCCCAGTTCTGCCAGATGTAATGGAGAGCGTGAATATCAGAACTTAGAGGCAACTTTACGGAAGCGAAAAGCACCTATAGGTAACAACGAGGAGGATGGGCAATTTTGCCGGCATCTAGGAGTCCCATCGAATCAGTTTACCGGTAGAATGCAAGGACCAG AGACTCTTTGGATGTGTAGCTCTGCTTGTGAAAAGTTTTAG
- the LOC112723291 gene encoding mavicyanin: MATNIGILLLLIVASSLAQAAQHVVPWMIPTTQGSSFYSNLFAKTTFNLNDILVFNYTTGTHNVVTLSKDDFKDCSVKNKMETFEVGPTMIKLNRTGEYYFACAFPAHCSLGQKLSVNVMASSSSSPEAAPAVAPSSPASRLSVAATFSVLLMLIAINILF; this comes from the exons ATGGCTACTAACATTGGAATTCTACTGCTACTAATTGTGGCATCATCACTAGCACAAGCTGCACAGCATGTAGTTCCATGGATGATTCCTACTACTCAAGGCTCCTCCTTCTACTCCAATTTGTTTGCTAAAACTACATTCAATCTAAACGACATTCTTG TCTTCAACTACACAACTGGGACACATAATGTTGTCACACTTTCAAAGGATGATTTCAAAGATTGCAGTGTCAAGAACAAGATGGAAACATTTGAGGTTGGACCTACAATGATCAAGCTCAATCGAACCGGAGAATACTATTTCGCCTGCGCCTTCCCGGCTCATTGCTCCCTTGGCCAGAAGCTTAGTGTCAATGTcatggcctcttcttcttcttccccggAGGCTGCACCAGCCGTGGCTCCTTCGTCCCCGGCGTCACGCCTCTCTGTTGCTGCTACTTTCTCTGTTCTTCTCATGCTCATTGCCATAAACATCTTGTTCTAG
- the LOC140176275 gene encoding protein FAR1-RELATED SEQUENCE 5-like, translating into MKSAVTTIFPGAHHRLCSWHLLRNATARVGRPGFLRKFRLCLMGDLEVDKFERIWTDSVEKHGLEDHPWIADMYAKKRSWSNAHIRGKFFAGLKTTSRCEALNMQLGKFIHNGYNLREFVEHFQHYLEFMRRRELVADYKFAYGEPVVKMKLEAIEQFAASLRRFIQERSSNYFGRC; encoded by the coding sequence ATGAAGAGTGCGGTTACTACAATTTTCCCCGGTGCACATCACAGGTTGTGTAGCTGGCATTTGTTAAGGAACGCCACTGCTAGAGTTGGACGGCCGGGTTTTCTTAGGAAATTCCGTCTATGCTTGATGGGAGATCTAGAGGTTGACAAATTTGAGAGAATATGGACAGATAGCGTGGAAAAACATGGGTTGGAGGATCATCCGTGGATAGCGGACATGTATGCAAAGAAGCGTTCATGGTCTAATGCGCATATCCGAGGAAAATTCTTTGCAGGACTGAAGACGACATCGAGGTGCGAGGCTTTGAATATGCAGCTTGGGAAATTTATACACAACGGGTACAATCTGAGGGAGTTTGTGGAGCACTTCCAACACTATCTGGAATTCATGAGGAGAAGAGAACTAGTGGCAGACTACAAGTTTGCGTACGGCGAGCCTGTTGTAAAAATGAAACTCGAAGCCATTGAGCAGTTCGCTGCGAGCCTGCGACGATTTATACAAGAGAGGTCTTCGAACTATTTTGGGAGGTGCTGA
- the LOC112723293 gene encoding uncharacterized protein isoform X2: MPRPGPRPYECVRRAWHSERHQPVRGSIIQQIFRVVNEAHTPATKKNKEWQEKLPVVVLKAEEIMYSKANSEAEYLNPDTLWERLNDAINTIIRRDETTETGDLLPPCVEAALNLGCKPVRTSRSDRHNNPRTYLSPRTQHPPPPPPPHPPSGPPRPVGENPYARVSSSGVSQIPVSDSRIHAQQNTRMMGSPNYPFSESFPSGHHQHLAMETKPPSNFGSVYPLYYGYEAKEPQLRTTTVDNSGPETIFVGRPVITPVPEPSGIGLLENFPYGRYPHLPNRAGKETVVGMPEGLRDTECDLSLRLGRCFHPCSSSKNCSAYETEDAGLGAPQGGTKFSHLSLQRNKEFCFYPRETSYGTIGPSSARCNGEREYQNLEATLRKRKAPIGNNEEDGQFCRHLGVPSNQFTGRMQGPGMYQPLQ, translated from the exons ATGCCACGCCCAGGGCCAAGGCCTTATGAGTGTGTGAGGAGAGCATGGCACAGTGAGAGGCACCAACCTGTTAGAGGTTCCATCATTCAGCAGATTTTCAG GGTCGTCAACGAAGCTCACACCCCTGCTAccaagaagaacaaggaatggcAAGAGAAGCTACCCGTCGTTGTTCTCAAGGCCGAAGAAATCATGTACTCCAAAGCCAATTCCGAG GCAGAGTACCTGAATCCTGATACCCTCTGGGAACGCCTCAATGACGCCATTAACACCATCATAAGGAGAGATGAGACCACAGAGACCGGTGACCTCTTGCCCCCATGTGTTGAAG CTGCACTTAATCTGGGATGCAAACCTGTGAGGACTTCAAGAAGTGATAGGCACAATAACCCCAGGACATACCTTTCTCCAAGAACTCAacaccctcctcctcctcctcctcctcatcctccTTCTGGTCCTCCTAGGCCTGTTGGGGAGAATCCTTATGCAAGGGTATCAAGTTCTGGCGTTTCACAAATCCCTGTGTCAGATTCTAGAATCCATGCCCAGCAAAATACTAGGATGATGGGTTCACCTAACTACCCCTTCTCAGAGAGTTTCCCTTCTGGTCATCACCAGCATTTGGCAATGGAAACCAAACCCCCATCGAACTTTGGTTCAGTTTACCCCTTGTACTACGGATATGAAGCCAAAGAGCCTCAACTAAGGACGACCACCGTCGATAACTCGGGTCCTGAAACTATTTTTGTTGGCAGACCAGTCATTACTCCGGTCCCCGAGCCATCTGGAATTGGTTTGTTGGAAAACTTTCCCTATGGTAGATACCCCCATTTGCCAAACAGAGCTGGAAAAGAAACTGTTGTAGGCATGCCGGAGGGATTGCGGGACACAGAATGTGATTTATCCTTGAGGTTGGGTCGGTGTTTTCATCCATGTTCAAGCAGCAAGAATTGTTCAGCATATGAAACAGAAGATGCTGGTTTAGGAGCCCCTCAAGGGGGCACCAAGTTTAGTCATCTATCATTGCAGAGAAATAAAGAGTTCTGTTTTTATCCTAGAGAGACATCTTATGGTACCATTGGCCCCAGTTCTGCCAGATGTAATGGAGAGCGTGAATATCAGAACTTAGAGGCAACTTTACGGAAGCGAAAAGCACCTATAGGTAACAACGAGGAGGATGGGCAATTTTGCCGGCATCTAGGAGTCCCATCGAATCAGTTTACCGGTAGAATGCAAGGACCAG GTATGTATCAACCACTGCAATGA